Proteins found in one Arachis stenosperma cultivar V10309 chromosome 8, arast.V10309.gnm1.PFL2, whole genome shotgun sequence genomic segment:
- the LOC130946914 gene encoding elongator complex protein 3, with translation MGAADTELLTAAEQPRKAPRPGKGGYSGHGLSEEEARVRAISEIVSSMVELSRKGQNVDLNALKSSACRKYGLARAPKLVEMIAALPDSERDALLPKLRAKPVRTASGIAVVAVMSKPHRCPHIATTGNICVYCPGGPDSDFEYSTQSYTGYEPTSMRAIRARYNPYVQARSRIDQLKRLGHSVDKVEFILMGGTFMSLPADYRDYFIRNLHDALSGHTSANVEEAVAYSEHSATKCIGMTIETRPDYCLGPHLRQMLSYGCTRLEIGVQSTYEDVARDTNRGHTVAAVADCFCLAKDAGFKVVAHMMPDLPNVGVERDMESFREFFESPSFRADGLKIYPTLVIRGTGLYELWKTGRYRNYPPEQLVDIIARILAMVPPWTRVYRVQRDIPMPLVTSGVEKGNLRELALARMEDLGLKCRDVRTREAGIQDIHHQIRPEEVELVRRDYTANEGWETFLSYEDTRQDILVGLLRLRKCGRNVTCPELMGKCSIVRELHVYGTAVPVHGRDADKLQHQGYGTLLMEEAERIALREHRSTKIAVISGVGTRHYYRKLGYELEGPYMVKYLV, from the exons ATGGGGGCGGCGGACACGGAGTTGTTAACGGCGGCGGAGCAGCCACGAAAGGCACCGCGGCCAGGTAAAGGAGGATACTCAGGTCATGGCCTGAGCGAAGAAGAAGCGCGCGTGCGCGCAATCTCTGAGATCGTGAGCTCCATGGTTGAGCTCTCACGTAAGGGACAGAACGTCGACCTCAACGCGCTCAAGTCTAGCGCGTGTCGCAAGTACGGCCTCGCACGCGCTCCGAAGCTCGTGGAGATGATTGCTGCACTCCCTGACTCCGAGCGCGATGCGCTCCTCCCTAAGCTTAGGGCGAAACCGGTTCGAACCGCCTCTGGAATCGCGGTGGTGGCGGTTATGTCGAAGCCGCATCGGTGCCCGCACATCGCGACCACCGGAAACATATGCGTTTACTGTCCCGGAGGACCTGACTCCGATTTTGAGTACAGTACTCAGTCTTACACTGGTTATGAACCGACTAGTATGCGTGCAATTCGAGCGAG GTATAACCCATATGTCCAAGCAAGAAGCAGGATAGATCAGCTTAAGCGTTTGGGTCACAGTGTAGACAAG GTTGAGTTCATTTTAATGGGTGGTACTTTCATGTCGCTTCCTGCTGATTACCGTGATTACTTCATAAGGAATCTTCATGATGCTTTGTCTGGACATACTTCTGCCAATGTAGAAGAAGCGGTTGCATACTCTGAGCACAGTGCAACTAAGTGTATCGGCATGACAATTGAGAC AAGGCCAGATTATTGTCTTGGGCCTCACTTGCGGCAAATGCTTTCCTATGGTTGTACACGGTTGGAAATTGGAGTCCAAAGCACCTACGAGGATGTTGCTCGAGACACTAACAGAGGGCATACAGTAGCTGCTGTGGCTGATTGTTTTTGCTTGGCAAAAGATGCTGGTTTCAAG GTTGTTGCTCACATGATGCCTGATCTTCCTAATGTTGGTGTTGAAAGGGACATGGAAAGTTTCCGGGAGTTTTTTGAGAGCCCCTCATTTAGAGCAGATGGGCTTAAAATATATCCTACACTTGTAATACGTGGAACTGGACTTTATGAGCTCTGGAAAACTGGGAG GTATAGAAATTATCCACCTGAGCAACTTGTGGATATCATAGCTAGGATTCTTGCTATGGTGCCACCTTGGACACGTGTTTATAGAGTTCAACGGGATATTCCCATGCCTCTGGTTACATCTGGGGTTGAGAAAGGAAATCTGAGAGAGCTAGCATTAGCTCGAATGGAAGACCTGGGATTGAAATGTCGCGACGTTCGGACCAGAGAAGCTGGAATCCAG GATATTCACCACCAAATTAGGCCAGAGGAGGTGGAGCTTGTACGTCGTGATTATACGGCAAATGAGGGCTGGGAGACATTTCTCTCATATGAAGATACACGTCAG GATATCCTTGTTGGTCTTCTACGACTGCGAAAATGTGGCCGAAACGTTACTTGCCCAGAGCTTATGGGCAAGTGTTCTATTGTTCGTGAACTTCATGTTTATGGAACTGCTGTACCAGTTCATGGGAGGGATGCTGACAAGCTACAACACCAG GGTTATGGTACGCTTCTAATGGAGGAGGCAGAGCGTATTGCTTTAAGAGAACACCGATCAACAAAAATAGCTGTTATTTCAGGGGTTGGCACCCGCCATTATTACAGGAAACTGGGATATGAGCTTGAAGGGCCTTACATGGTTAAATATCTAGTATAA
- the LOC130943542 gene encoding uncharacterized protein LOC130943542, whose amino-acid sequence MLKSTFTPIFWALVPKPMSPKLSPNVIINTFANSTSLVRQNVSLKQHPSSAYIHLPFCRKRCHYCDFPIVALGSASAQIDDDPRVVNYIQWLCREISATQVELDAKAPLETVYFGGGTPSLVPPRLVSLVLEALKMKFGLSEDAEISMEMDPGTFDAKTMKEVMLLGVNRVSLGVQAFQEKLLKSCGRAHGVQEVHEAIDIVKLCGVENWSIDLIASLPHQTSDMWKESLRLTIEAEPTHVSVYDLQIEQGTKFGNLYTPGEFPLPSETQSADFYKMASRMLCDANYNHYEISSYGKSGYECKHNFTYWKNKPFYAFGLGSASYIGGLRFSRPKKVNDYMKFVENLENGLVNSSGDGQIHAKDTATDIVMLSLRTARGLDMKCFEESFGSSIVSSLIEAYIPYVESGHVVCLDEERRTMGIDELNNSLLHKTNTERRLAYIRLSDPEGFLLSNELISLAFGVIDNCMDCLQHLEVV is encoded by the exons ATGCTCAAATCAACATTCACTCCCATTTTCTGGGCACTTGTCCCAAAACCCATGTCTCCAAAACTATCACCCAACGTAATCATCAACACCTTCGCAAACAGCACTTCACTTGTTCGACAAAATGTCTCACTCAAACAACACCCTTCATCAGCATACATTCACCTCCCCTTCTGCAGAAAACGTTGCCACTACTGTGACTTCCCCATTGTTGCTCTTGGTTCCGCCTCGGCCCAAATAGACGACGACCCGCGAGTCGTAAACTACATACAATGGCTCTGCAGAGAAATCAGTGCAACACAAGTGGAACTTGATGCCAAGGCACCCCTTGAAACAGTTTACTTTGGTGGTGGAACACCCTCCCTTGTGCCTCCAAGGTTGGTTTCTTTGGTTCTGGAGGCCTTAAAAATGAAGTTTGGGTTGAGTGAGGATGCAGAGATATCAATGGAAATGGATCCGGGGACTTTCGATGCTAAGACGATGAAGGAGGTGATGCTGTTGGGAGTGAACAGGGTGTCTTTGGGGGTTCAAGCATTTCAGGAGAAGCTATTGAAGTCTTGTGGGAGGGCTCATGGTGTGCAAGAGGTTCATGAGGCTATTGATATTGTCAAATTATGTGGGGTTGAGAATTGGAGCATTGATCTTATAGCTTCACTGCCTCATCAGACCAGTGATATGTGGAAGGAAAGTCTAAGGCTCACAATTGAGGCAGAACCAACTCATGTTTCTGTATATGATTTGCAAATTGAGCAGGGGACAAAATTTGGAAACTT GTACACACCGGGAGAATTCCCTTTGCCTTCCGAGACACAATCTGCTGATTTCTATAAGATGGCTTCAAGGATGCTTTGTGATGCCAATTATAAccattatgaaatcagcagctATGGTAAGAGTGGATATGAGTGCAAGCACAACTTCACCTATTGGAAGAACAAGCCATTCTATGCCTTTGGCCTAGGCTCTGCTAGTTATATTGGTGGGTTGAGGTTTTCAAGACCAAAGAAGGTGAACGATTACATGAAGTTTGTGGAAAATTTGGAAAATGGATTAGTGAATAGCTCCGGTGATGGCCAGATTCATGCTAAGGACACGGCCACGGATATCGTGATGCTGTCCCTAAGAACTGCAAGAGGCTTAGACATGAAGTGCTTTGAAGAATCATTTGGGAGCTCTATTGTTTCATCACTGATTGAGGCCTATATACCTTATGTTGAGAGTGGACATGTAGTTTGTTTGGATGAAGAGAGAAGAACAATGGGGATAGATGAGCTCAACAATTCTTTACTGCATAAAACAAATACAGAAAGGAGGCTGGcttatataaggctaagtgaccCAGAAGGTTTCCTCTTATCAAATGAGTTAATATCCCTTGCATTTGGGGTTATTGACAATTGCATGGATTGCCTTCAGCACTTGGAAGTTGTTTGA
- the LOC130943543 gene encoding uncharacterized protein LOC130943543 produces MNKAIDFASLFLLFTLFSHQFILRVSSSNSPILPNQGYADERILKPEQEHVHEVHCSRERSRAARKVIEEYLTPFLEQENYQLSSKCRLHPENDMFRDQEEHKICLGFHDWKCGYCKKSFRDEKFLDQHFDNRHSNLLNLSDGKCLADLCGALHCDAVMNTKFSRSKCNPAAATRNKHLCESLAESCFPVSDGPSASRLHEIFLHQFCEAHTCSGKQKPFSRGGKVQKSIFVVVSGALILVLLPLFYLFLYLVQRDMKSSTQELRRISKMGRKSKPS; encoded by the exons ATGAATAAAGCGATCGATTTTGCTTCACTTTTCTTACTCTTCACACTCTTTTCTCATCAATTTATTCTTCGTGTTTCTTCATCCAATTCACCCATACTTCCGAACCAG GGATATGCAGATGAAAG AATTCTCAAACCGGAACAAGAGCATGTCCATGAAGTGCATTGCTCTAGAGAAAGGAGCAGGGCAGCTAGGAAAGTGATAGAGGAG TATTTGACACCATTTTTGGAGCAAGAAAACTACCAGCTTTCAAGCAAGTGCAGACTTCACCCTGAAAATGACATGTTTAGGGATCAAGAAGAGCATAAAATTTGCCTAGGCTTTCATGACTGGAAGTGCGGATATTGTAAGAAAAGCTTCCGAGATGAGAAGTTTCTTGATCAGCATTTTGATAACAGACACTCCAATCTTCTCAATTTA AGTGATGGTAAGTGCTTGGCTGATTTATGTGGGGCATTGCATTGCGATGCTGTGATGAACACGAAGTTCTCTAGAAGCAAGTGTAATCCAGCTGCTGCCACGAGGAATAAACACCTATGTGAG AGTCTTGCTGAGAGTTGTTTTCCTGTAAGTGATGGTCCATCTGCAAGTCGTCTTCATG AAATATTTTTACACCAATTTTGTGAGGCCCATACCTGCTCAGGGAAACAGAAACCCTTCTCTAGAGGAGGCAAG GTACAAAAAAGTATCTTCGTCGTGGTTTCTGGAGCATTGATCTTGGTGCTACTTCCTCTGTTCTATCTTTTCCTTTATCTGGTAcaaag AGATATGAAGAGTAGTACTCAAGAACTTCGCCGCATCTCAAAAATGGGACGGAAATCAAAGCCATCATGA